The DNA segment GAAGGCCGGCGCCATGGCGCGACAGGGGCCGCACCACGGCGCCCAGAAATCGACCAGCAACGGAATGTCGGAACGGCCGGCGTGGATATCGAAGCTTGATGCATCGAGTGCAAGCGGTTCGCTGGCGAACAGGCGCGCCTTGCACTTGCCGCAAGTGCCGCCGTCGGCAAGGCGTTGTGCAGGCACGCGATTGGCGGCATGGCAGTGGGGGCAGACGACGATCAAGGGTTCGGACACGGTGCGCTCCATATATCAGATATCACTGATATATGGATGCTGCCGACAAATTCAAGGGAGGGCTACTGTCTGGCGCCCAAAGCTTTTGCGCGTTCAGTTGCAGCCGTATCGGCCTGGGCCGATGCCGGCCAGCCGGCGAGATGGGTCGAGACCAGGTCGCGCAGTGCGGCGATCCAGTCGGGCCGCTCGTTCAGGCAGGGAATGTAGTGAAACTCCTTGCCGCCGGACGACAGGAACGCCGCCTTGCATTCCAGCGCGATTTCTTCCAGGGTTTCCAGGCAATCGGCGACGAAGCCGGGGCAGATCACGTCGACCCGCGCCGTGCCGCCAGCGCCGACTTTCTCCAGCGTCGGCTGGGTGTAGGGCTGCAGCCACTCGGCCTTGCCGAAGCGCGACTGAAAGGTGATCAGATAATCGTCCGCGCGCAGTTGCAAGGCTTCGGCCAGCAGGCGTCCCGTCTTCTGGCACTCGCAATAATAGGGGTCGCCCAGGTCGAGCGAGCGGCGCGGCAGGCCGTGAAAGCTCATGACCAGTTTGTCGGGCCGGCCATTGGCCTGCCAGTGCTCGCGCACGCTGGCAGCCAGCGCGCCGATGTAGCCGGGATCGTCGTGGAAGTGCTTGATGAAGCGCAGTTCCGGCGGGTTGCGGCTGCGTTTCATCCAGTCGGCGACGTCGTCCATCACGCTGGCGCTGGTGCTCGCGGCGTACTGCGGATACAGCGGCACGACCAGAACGCGCTCGACGCCATCGCGTTTGAACTGGTCGAGAACGCTGCCGATCGAGGGTTGGCCGTAGCGCATGGCCCAGGCCACCACAAGCTCCGGCTTGCCGGCCTGACCCAGCCAGCCCTTGAGCAGCTTTGCCTGACGCTCCGTGTAAACCTTCAGCGGCGAGCCGTCCTTCATCCAGATCTGCGCGTACTTGGCAGCCGATTTCGCCGGGCGCAGGTTGAGGATGATGCCGTTGAGGATCAGCCACCAGACCGGGCGCGGGATTTCGACCACGCGCGGGTCCCAGAGAAACTGCTTGAGATAGCGGCGCAGCGCCGACGCCGTGGGCGCCTCCGGCGTGCCGAGATTGACCAGCAGGACGGCGGTGCGGCGCGGTGCGCCGTGCTGCTGCGCGGGTTCGGGAGCGTAGCGGGACATCAGGGGGTCGAGAGGGCCGAGGACAGCAGCTTGGCCGTAATGTCCACGATGGGGATCACGCGCTCGTAGGCCATGCGGGTCGGGCCGATGACACCGATGGTGCCGACGATCTGGCCGTCGACCTCGTAGGGCGCGGCGACCACGCTGCATTCGTCGAGCGGCGCAATGCCCGATTCGCCGCCGATGAATACCTGCACGCCTTCGGCGCGGCTGGAAAGCTCCAGCAACTGGGCCAGCCCGGTGCGCTGTTCGAATAGATCGAACAGGCGGCGCAGGCGGGTCATGTTGGACGACAAGTCCTCGACGCCGAGCAGGTTCTTCTCGCCGCTGATCACGTATTGCGTCGAGGTGTCGGCGATGGCCTGGTTGCCGGCGTCAAGCGCCGCCGTCATCAGGTCCGACATGTCGGCACGCAACTGGCGCAGTTCTTCCACCACGCGCGCGCGCACCTGGTCGAAATCGAGGCCGAGGCAGTTCTGGTTCAGGTAGTTGGCGGCTTCGATCAGCTCGGTCGGGCTGTAGTTGCGCTGGGTGAACAGAATGCGGTTCTGCACGTCGCCGTCGGCGGTGACGATGATCAGCAGGACGCGCTTGTCCGACAGGCTGAGGAACTCGATCTGGCGGATGCGTGGCTGCTGCCGGCGCGGCGCCACCACCACGCCGGCGAAGGCGGTGAGCTGCGAAAGCAGTTGCGAGGCATGGCTGATCACCAGTTGCGGCTGGTCGGGCTGGATGGCTTCCTTGATCTCGGACAGCTCGCTGCCTTGCAACGGCCTTACAGTCAGCAGGGAATCGACGAACAGCCGGTAGCCCAAGGGCGTCGGCACGCGCCCGGCCGAGGTGTGCGGGCTGGCGATGAAACCCATTTCTTCCAGATCCGACATGACATTGCGGATCGTCGCCGGCGACAGTTCCAGGCCGGAATATTTCGACAGCGTGCGCGAGCCGACCGGCTGACCTTCGGCGATGTAGCGTTCGATCAGGGTTCGGAGCAGGGTTTGCGCGCGATAGTCGAGCATGGGCCGATTTTAGAGCGAAATTCGATGAATACGCCGCCAAAAAACGCCAGCGCAAATTGTGGTCTAATCGATCCGATGAACCCTGCATTTCGCACCGTCGCCCTGATCGGCAAGTACCAGAGCCGGGAGATCGCCGCATCGTTGCTGTCGCTCGTCGCCTTCCTGCGCGAACGCGGCGTCGAAGTGCTGGTGGAGGAGGGTACGGCGACGGCGGTCGGGGTCGGCGGTTATGCGGTGGCCAGCTATGAAGCGATCGGCGCCCGCGCCGACCTGGCGGTGATTCTCGGCGGCGACGGCACCATGCTCAACGCCGCGCGGCACCTGGCCCGCTACGAAGTGCCGCTGGTCGGCATCAACCAGGGCCGGCTCGGCTTCATGACCGACATTGCGCTGGGGGCGATGATCGAAAGCGTCACGGCGCTGCTCGACGGAAAGTTTTCGCGCGAGCAGAGATTTCTGCTCAACGCCGAAGTTCTGCGCGACGGTGAGGTGGCTTTCCAGACGCTGGCGCTGAACGACGTGGTGGTCAACAAGGGCGACATCGGCCGCATGATCGAACTGGAAGTCAAGGTCAATGGCGAACTGATCCACGTCCTGCGCGCCGACGGCATGATCGTGGCGACGCCGACCGGGTCCACCGCCTACGCGCTTTCCGCCAACGGGCCGATCCTGCATCCGTCGGTGCCCGGCATCGCCATCGTGCCGCTGTGTCCGCATGCCCTCACCAACCGGCCGATTACCGTCAGCGACAGCAGCATGATAGACATCGCCCTGCTGCCGCCGCACGATGCGCGCGTGCATTTCGACGGCCAGACGCGCTTCGATGCCCGCGCCGGAGACGTGGTGCGCATCATGCGTTCGCGCTACAACCTTACCTTGCTGCATCCGCCGGGCTACAGCTACTTCGCCATGCTGCGCGAGAAGCTGCACTGGAGCTCGACTCCCCGTCATTAACGTTCATGCTGCAGTAGCGACGCGCCCCTGATGATGAAACACACGAAAGGCGAATTGAAAGCCCGCCCCCCCACCGCTACGCGGCCCGCGGCTGGCTTTGCACAGCCAGCCGGCTGCGGCGGCACAACGCATGCGTTGCGAATTCCCGCCTCGCCCCCTCACGGGGGGCTATTGCTCGGCTCGCTTCGCTCGACTATCACCCGTCACTCCGAACAAGTTATTTCACTCTAACGATGCTGCTGCGCCTGATCGTCCGTGATTTTGTCATTGTCGACCGTCTGGAACTCGAGTTCGACGGCGGTTTCGGCGCCCTGACCGGCGAGACCGGCGCCGGCAAATCGATTCTGGTCGATGCGCTGTCGCTGGCGCTGGGCGAACGCGCCGATGCAACCGTGGTGCGCAGCGGCGCGGAGCGCGCCGAGATTTCCGCCGAGTTCGACGTGACGCCGGCCGGTGCGCTCGAGGCCTGGCTGCGGGCCAACGACTACGATACCGATGCCTGCCTGCTGCGCCGCGTGATCGATAGCGCCGGCCGTTCCCGCGCCTACATCAACGGCGCGGCGGCGACATTGGGACAGATGCGCGAAGTAGCCGACTTTCTTGCCGACATTCACGGCCAGAACGCGCACCATTCCCTGCTGCGTGCCGATGCCCAGCGCGACTTGCTCGACACCCATGCCGGGGCGCAGGTGCTGGCGCGCGACGTGGCCGCGGCCCATGGCGCATGGCGCACGGCGCGCGAGGCGCGCGAGGCTGCCGAGAAGGATGTCGAAGCCACCGTGCGCGAACGCGAACTGCTCGAATGGCAGGTGAAGGAACTGGTCGCCCTTGGTTTCGATGCCGTTGCATGGCAGGAAGCCGAACAGGAACACCGCCGCCTCGGTAATGCCAGCGAACTGCTGGAAGCGGCCGGTGCCACGCTGGCGACGCTGGAGGAAGGCGAAGCGGCCAGTCTGCCGCTGCTGCAGCACGCCGGAGCGCGGCTGTCCGAATTGACCGGCGTTGATCCGGCGTTGACCGATGCCGCCCAGTTGTTCGAGACCGCCCTGATTCAACTTGAAGAGTCGGCGCTGGCGCTACGGCGATATCAGGATCGGCTGGAGCTCGACCCGGCGCGACTGAGCGAACTCGACAGCCGCATCGACGCCGTGACCCAGATGTCGCGCAAGCATCGCGTCATGCCCGAGGAATTACCTGACTTGTTGCTGGGTTTGCAGAACCGTCTGGCCGAGCTTGTGCTGCGCGCCGACCCGGCCGCGCTGGCCGAGCGGGAACGCAAGGCCGAAGCGGCGTTCCGCGACGTCGCGAAGAAACTTTCCGCCGTGCGGACGAAGACCGCCAAGGCCTTGTCCGCCGCCGTGACGGCCGGCATGCAGGAGCTGGCGATGGCGGGAGGGCGCTTCGAGATCGCGCTGGAAGCCTTGCCCGAAGGCGCTTCCTGCGGGCTGGAGGCCGTTGAATTTCGCGTTTCGGCCAATGCCGGCCAGCCGCTGCGGCCATTGGCCAAAGTGGCCTCGGGCGGCGAACTGTCGCGCATCGGTCTGGCCTTGCAGGTCATCGCCAGCCAGGCAAATCCGGCGGGCACGCTGATTTTCGACGAGGTCGATGTCGGCATCGGCGGCCGTGTCGCCGAAATCGTCGGCCGCATGCTGCGCCAACTGGGCAAAAGCCGGCAGGTGCTGTGCGTCACGCATCTGCCGCAAGTGGCGGCGCAGGCTGACTGGCAATGGTCGATCGCCAAGGAAACCCGTGGCGGCGCGACAACTTCGTCGGTCAGCGTACTGGATGCGGAAGCACGTATCGGCGAGATCGCCCGCATGCTCGGCGGCGAGAAGATCACCGAAACCACCCGCCGCCATGCGGCGGAAATGCTGGGCCTAAGCTAACGCAGGCGCGCCGAGCATGGTCACCACGCCGGTGGCGATGAACACGGCGGCGGCAATCCAGCGGATCATGTTCAGCGGCAGCCGCTTCGCCAGTTTTTCGCCGACGATGACGGCCGGCACGTTGGCCAGCATCATGCCCAGAGTGGTGCCGAGCACTACGGCAACCAGCGCGCCCTGAAACTGCGCCGCCAGCGCCACAGTCGCAAATTGAGTCTTGTCGCCCATCTCGGCGATGAAGAAGGCAATCGTGGTGGTGACGAAGGCGCCCGCGGGGTGAATCTTCGGGTCCTCGTCGAGCGAGTCCGGGTGCAGCGCCCACAGGCCGAAAGCCACGAACACTCCGCCGGTGATCCACGGCAGCCAGTGCGGCGCGATCAGTTGCGCGAGCCAGACGCCGATCGAGCCGGCCAGGGCGTGGTTGAGTATCGTGGCGATGAAGATGCCGGCGATGATCGCCATCGGTTTGCGCAGCCGGGCGGCGAGAACGAAGGACAACAGCTGGGTTTTGTCGCCGATTTCGGCGATGGCGACCAGGGTGGTCGCGGTCAGGAAAGCTTCCACTCAGAAGTTCAATTCGACGCTTTGCGATGCGGACAGTGGGCTCTGTTGCACTCGACGTAGAGATAAAGGGCGTGTTCGCGAACCGTGAAGCCGCGTTCTTCGGCGATCTTGTTTTGCCGTTTTTCGATGGCTGCATCAAAGAATTCTTCCACGCGACCGCATTCCACGCAGACCAGATGATCGTGGTGTTGCCCTTCGTTCAGTTCGAAAATGGCTTTGCCGGATTCGAAATGGTGGCGCTGCAGCAGGCCAGCCTGCTCGAACTGGGTCAGCACGCGGTAGACGGTGGCCAGTCCGATATCCATGCCATCGGCCAGCAGGTGGCGATAGACATCTTCCGCCGTGACATGGCGCGGCGAGCCCTCATCCTGCAACTTGTGGAAGAGGTCGAGAATCTTCAGCCGGGGATAGGTTGCCTTGAGGCCGATGCTCTTGAGGTCGTCGGGGTGGGTCATGGAGCGTTGTCCGAAGGCTCGGGGCCGCGCAGGGGTGGGGGCCGGCTATGATATAGTTTTCGCGGCCCGATTGGGATAATGCAATCGGGAAAAGACGAGGCCTGCCGGAATCGGCGGCCATGACCGAATGGTGGTTTTCCCGGAATTTCCCGATGAAGCGATTCCTGTTGTTCCTGCCGTTTCTGGCAGCCTGTTCCAATACACCGCAGATCACCAGCTATCTCTCGCCCTATCGCATCGATGTGAGGCAGGGCAACTTCGTTACACAGGAAATGGTGGCACAGTTGAAGCCTGGGCTGACCCGCGAACAGGTGCGTTTCATCCTTGGTTCGCCGCTGGTGGCCGACATGTTCCACGTTGATCGCTGGGACTATGTCTATCGCTTCCAGCCTGGAAAAGGCGAGGCTCAGCAGCGTCGGCTGGTGGTGTTCTTCCAGGACAACAAGCTGACGCGCGTCGCCGGCGATGTGGTGGCGGAAGACGGCACCAAGGCGGATGCGCCCAAACCTGCCGCACAGGTGATCGATATTCCGGCACCGGCCGCCGCCGGCGCCGCCACTCCAGAAAAGAAGTAAGTCATGGAAAAGATCCGCTATGCCATCGCCGGCAGTTCGGGCCGCATGGGGCGCACCCTGATCGAGGCCGTGCAGCAGGACGCGGGCGCCGTGCTTGCCGCCGCGCTCGAACACGAAAGCAGTCCGTTCCTCGGCAAGGATGCCGGCGAACTGGTCGGCGCGCCTTGCGGCGTCCGGATCACAGCCGACCTGGATGCCGCGCTGGCGGTCGCCGACTGCCTGATCGACTTCACGCGACCGGAAGGTACGCTGGAGCATCTGGCGGCATGCCGGCGCCACAAAGTCAGCCTGGTGATCGGCACCACCGGGTTTTCCGCGCAGGGCAAGCGGGCCATCGAAGAGGCGGCAAGGGAAATTCCCGTCGTGTTCGCGCCGAACATGGCGGTGGGGGTCAATGCCGTGTTCCGCCTGCTTGATGTCGCGGCGCGGATCCTCAACGAAGGCTATGACATCGAAGTCATCGAAGCGCATCATCGGCACAAGGTGGATGCGCCGTCCGGCACCGCCCTGCGCATGGGCGAGTTGGTCGCCGCGGCGCTCGGCCGCGACCTGTCGGAGTGCGCCGTGTATGGACGCGAAGGCCATACCGGCGAGCGGCCGGCGACGCAGATCGGTTTTTCGACCATTCGCGGCGGCGACATCGTCGGCGACCATACGGTGCTGTTCGCCGGGGCCGGCGAGCGCATCGAAATCACCCACAAGTCGGCCAGCCGGATGCCCTATGCGCTGGGCGCGCTGCGCGCCGGACGCTTCATGAGCGGCCATGAGCGCGGCCTGTTCGACATGCAGGATGTATTGGGACTGAGGTAGCTTCGCTGTCGCCGCCGGAAGGCGCCGCGCAGCACGCGGGTTTGCGATCGGTGACCTGACAGGATATAATTCAAAGGTTTGCCGGGCGCTATGTGATTCAAGCGGTGTCCGGTTCCGATTGCCGAATATTCTTGTTCCGGGAGCTCCATCGTGCCGCACTTTCCGCCCGCCCTTCTTGCCCTGGCCGACGGAACGGTGTTCAGAGGCAAAGGTATCGGCGCCAACGGCAGCAGCGTGGGCGAGGTAGTGTTCAACACCGCGCTTTCCGGCTACCAGGAAATCCTGACGGATCCGTCCTACTGCCGGCAGATCGTCACCCTCACGTATCCCCACATCGGCAGCTACGGTGTCAATCGCGAAGACTGCGAATCTGCGCGCATCCATGCCGCCGGCCTCGTTATCCGCGACCTGCCGCTGCTGGCCTCGAATTTCCGCAGCGAGCAGACGCTCGATGCCTACCTGCGCGCCGAGAACGTGCTGGGGCTGGCCGACATCGACACCCGCAAGCTGACCCGCGTCCTGCGCGAAAAGGGCGCCCAGGCCGGCTGCCTGATGGCGGGCGAGCATTTGAACGCCGACGACGCCGTGGCTAAGGCGCGCGCTTTCCCCGGTCTGGCCGGGATGGATCTGGCGCAGGTGGTCAGCGCGCGGCAGTCCTATGCCTGGAGCGAAGGTGAATGGAAACTCGGCGCGGGTTTCGTGCAGCCGGACAACTTCCGTTTCCACGTGGTCGCCTACGATTTCGGCGTCAAGCGCAACATCCTGCGCATGCTCGCCTCGCGCGGCTGCCGGCTCACCGTGGTCCCCGCCAAAACACCCGCGGCAGAAGTGCTGGCGCTGAATCCCGATGGCGTCTTCCTGTCCAACGGACCCGGCGATCCGGAACCCTGCGATTACGCCGTCGCGGCGATCCGCGAATTTCTCGACCGCCGGTTGCCGCTCTTCGGCATCTGCCTCGGCCATCAGCTGATGGCGCTTGCGTCGGGCGGCAAGACCCTGAAGATGAAGTTCGGTCATCACGGCGCCAATCATCCGGTCAAGGATCTGGAGACCGGGCAGGTGCTGATCACCAGCCAGAACCACGGCTTCGCGGCCGATCCCGCAACCCTGCCGGCCAACGTCAAGGTGACCCACGTCTCGCTGTTCGACGGCAGCCTGCAGGGCATGGCCTGGACCGATCGACCGGCCTTCTGCTTTCAAGGGCACCCCGAAGCCAGCCCGGGGCCGCACGATGTGGCTTACCTCTTTGACCGTTTCATCCAGTCCATGGCGGCGAAGTAGCTCATGGTCTACGGCATTACCGACCTGACGACCTATGTGCTGGGCACGATTTTCATCGTGCTGCTGCCGGGGCCGAACTCGCTCTATGTGCTGTCGGTGGCGTCCCAGCGCGGAGTTCGCGCGGGCTACCTCGGCGCCTGTGGAATCTTTGTCGGCGATGCGATCCTGATGGTGCTCTCGGCGACCGGCGTGGCCTCGTTGTTGCAGGCCAGCCCGGCACTGTTCATGGTGCTCAAGTACGTCGGTGCAGCGTATCTGGCGTGGCTGGGCATCGGTTTGCTGCGCGCGGCCTGGGCGATGTGGCAGGTTCGGCAGCAGGCGACCGCGTCGGAGTCGCGGGTGGACGCGACACGGCCTTTCCATGCCGCGCTGGTGATCAGCCTGATGAACCCCAAGGCCATCATGTTCTTCGTTTCCTTCTTCATCCAGTTTGTCGATCCGGGCTACGCCTATCCGGCGCTGTCCTTCGCCATTCTCGGACTGATCTGCCAGATCATCAGCGGGGTGTACCTGTCCGTGCTGATTCTGGGGGGCGCCCATCTGGCGCAGCAGTTCCGCAGCAGGCGCAGGCTGGCCGCCGGTGCAACCGGCGGGGTCGGCGCAATGTTTATCGGTTTCGGCGCCAGACTCGCCGATTCGACCCTGAATTGACAGGCACACCAGGCAAAACGTCATGCCCAAGCGTAGCGACATACACAGCATCCTGATCATCGGCGCAGGCCCGATCATCATCGGCCAGGCCTGCGAGTTCGACTATTCCGGCGCCCAGGCCTGCAAGGCCCTGCGCGAAGAGGGCTACCGCGTCATCCTGGTGAACTCCAATCCGGCGACGATCATGACCGATCCCGGCACCGCCGACGTCACCTACATCGAGCCGATTACCTGGCGCGTACTGGAAAACATCATTGCCAAGGAACGGCCCGACGCCGTGCTGCCGACCATGGGCGGGCAGACCGCGCTCAATTGCGCGCTCGACCTGGCCAAGCATGGCGTGCTGGAGAAATACGGCGTCGAAATGATCGGCGCCTCGCGTGAGGCCATCGACATGGCCGAGGACCGCGAAAAGTTCAAGCAGGCGATGACCCGCATCGGACTCGGTTCGGCGCGTTCGGGCATCGCCCACAGCATGGAGGAAGCGCAGCAGGTGCAGGGCGCCATGGGCTTTCCGACCATCATCCGGCCGTCCTTCACCATGGGTGGTTCGGGCGGCGGCATCGCCTACAACCAGGAAGAGTTCGCCGAAATCTGCAAGCGCGGCCTCGAAGCCTCGCCGACCAAGGAACTGCTGATCGAAGAGTCGCTGCTCGGCTGGAAAGAGTACGAGATGGAGGTGGTGCGCGACCGCAAGGACAACTGCATCATCGTTTGCTCGATCGAGAACCTCGATCCGATGGGCGTCCATACCGGCGACTCGATCACCGTCGCGCCGGCGCAGACGCTGACCGACCGCGAATACCAGATCATGCGCAACGCCAGCATTGCCGTGCTGCGCGAGATCGGTGTGGACACCGGCGGCTCCAACGTACAGTTCGCCATCAACCCGAAGACCGGCGCAATGGTGGTGATCGAGATGAATCCGCGCGTCTCGCGTTCCTCGGCGCTGGCCTCGAAGGCCACCGGCTTCCCGATCGCCAAGGTGGCGGCCAAGCTCGCCGTCGGCTACACGCTGGACGAACTGAAGAACGACATCACCGGCGGCGCGACGCCGGCCTCCTTCGAGCCCTCGATCGACTACGTGGTGACCAAGGTGCCGCGCTTCGCCTTCGAGAAATTCCCGCAAGCCAACGACCGCCTGACGACGCAGATGAAGTCGGTGGGCGAAGTCATGGCCATCGGCCGCAGCTTCCAGGAGTCGATGCAGAAGGCGCTGCGCGGGCTGGAAGTCAGCGTTTATGGCTTCGACGAGATCGAAGCCGATCGCGAGGAAATCAACCGCGAACTGGCCAGCCCCGGTCCGCAGCGCATCTGGTACCTGGCCCAGGCCTTCCGCGAGGGCTACACGCTGCAACAGGCCTTCGACCTGACAAAAATCGATCCGTGGTTCCTGGTGCAGATCGAAGACATCATCACCACCGAAGGCTGGATGCGATCGCAGAACCTGGCCGACCTCGATGCCGCCACGCTGCGCAATCTCAAGCGCAAGGGCTTTTCGGATCGGCGCATCGGCACCCTGGTCAGCGCCACTCACGATCCGGCGGCGGGCGCCAGCGGCGAGACGGCGGTGCGCGAACTGCGCCATGCACTCGGCATCCGTCCGGTGTACAAGCGCGTCGACACCTGCGCGGCGGAATTCTCGACTTCGACCGCCTATATGTATTCGACCTACGAGGAAGAATGCGAGGCGCGGCCGACCGCGAAGAAGAAGATCATGGTGTTGGGCGGCGGCCCCAACCGAATAGGCCAGGGCATCGAATTCGATTACTGTTGCGTGCATGCGGCGCTGGCGATGCGCGAGGACGGTTACGAGACCATCATGGTCAATTGCAACCCCGAGACCGTGTCCACCGACTACGACACCTCGGATCGCCTGTATTTCGAACCGGTGACGCTGGAAGAC comes from the Sulfuritalea hydrogenivorans sk43H genome and includes:
- the fur gene encoding ferric iron uptake transcriptional regulator, yielding MTHPDDLKSIGLKATYPRLKILDLFHKLQDEGSPRHVTAEDVYRHLLADGMDIGLATVYRVLTQFEQAGLLQRHHFESGKAIFELNEGQHHDHLVCVECGRVEEFFDAAIEKRQNKIAEERGFTVREHALYLYVECNRAHCPHRKASN
- the hrcA gene encoding heat-inducible transcriptional repressor HrcA, whose protein sequence is MLDYRAQTLLRTLIERYIAEGQPVGSRTLSKYSGLELSPATIRNVMSDLEEMGFIASPHTSAGRVPTPLGYRLFVDSLLTVRPLQGSELSEIKEAIQPDQPQLVISHASQLLSQLTAFAGVVVAPRRQQPRIRQIEFLSLSDKRVLLIIVTADGDVQNRILFTQRNYSPTELIEAANYLNQNCLGLDFDQVRARVVEELRQLRADMSDLMTAALDAGNQAIADTSTQYVISGEKNLLGVEDLSSNMTRLRRLFDLFEQRTGLAQLLELSSRAEGVQVFIGGESGIAPLDECSVVAAPYEVDGQIVGTIGVIGPTRMAYERVIPIVDITAKLLSSALSTP
- the trxC gene encoding thioredoxin TrxC encodes the protein MSEPLIVVCPHCHAANRVPAQRLADGGTCGKCKARLFASEPLALDASSFDIHAGRSDIPLLVDFWAPWCGPCRAMAPAFAQAAKQLEPEFRLAKVNTEEEQQLAARFGIRSIPTLALFRNGREVARQAGAMDAASLMRWVRNQR
- the hemH gene encoding ferrochelatase, whose product is MSRYAPEPAQQHGAPRRTAVLLVNLGTPEAPTASALRRYLKQFLWDPRVVEIPRPVWWLILNGIILNLRPAKSAAKYAQIWMKDGSPLKVYTERQAKLLKGWLGQAGKPELVVAWAMRYGQPSIGSVLDQFKRDGVERVLVVPLYPQYAASTSASVMDDVADWMKRSRNPPELRFIKHFHDDPGYIGALAASVREHWQANGRPDKLVMSFHGLPRRSLDLGDPYYCECQKTGRLLAEALQLRADDYLITFQSRFGKAEWLQPYTQPTLEKVGAGGTARVDVICPGFVADCLETLEEIALECKAAFLSSGGKEFHYIPCLNERPDWIAALRDLVSTHLAGWPASAQADTAATERAKALGARQ
- a CDS encoding outer membrane protein assembly factor BamE, whose translation is MKRFLLFLPFLAACSNTPQITSYLSPYRIDVRQGNFVTQEMVAQLKPGLTREQVRFILGSPLVADMFHVDRWDYVYRFQPGKGEAQQRRLVVFFQDNKLTRVAGDVVAEDGTKADAPKPAAQVIDIPAPAAAGAATPEKK
- the carA gene encoding glutamine-hydrolyzing carbamoyl-phosphate synthase small subunit — encoded protein: MPHFPPALLALADGTVFRGKGIGANGSSVGEVVFNTALSGYQEILTDPSYCRQIVTLTYPHIGSYGVNREDCESARIHAAGLVIRDLPLLASNFRSEQTLDAYLRAENVLGLADIDTRKLTRVLREKGAQAGCLMAGEHLNADDAVAKARAFPGLAGMDLAQVVSARQSYAWSEGEWKLGAGFVQPDNFRFHVVAYDFGVKRNILRMLASRGCRLTVVPAKTPAAEVLALNPDGVFLSNGPGDPEPCDYAVAAIREFLDRRLPLFGICLGHQLMALASGGKTLKMKFGHHGANHPVKDLETGQVLITSQNHGFAADPATLPANVKVTHVSLFDGSLQGMAWTDRPAFCFQGHPEASPGPHDVAYLFDRFIQSMAAK
- a CDS encoding NAD kinase, with protein sequence MNPAFRTVALIGKYQSREIAASLLSLVAFLRERGVEVLVEEGTATAVGVGGYAVASYEAIGARADLAVILGGDGTMLNAARHLARYEVPLVGINQGRLGFMTDIALGAMIESVTALLDGKFSREQRFLLNAEVLRDGEVAFQTLALNDVVVNKGDIGRMIELEVKVNGELIHVLRADGMIVATPTGSTAYALSANGPILHPSVPGIAIVPLCPHALTNRPITVSDSSMIDIALLPPHDARVHFDGQTRFDARAGDVVRIMRSRYNLTLLHPPGYSYFAMLREKLHWSSTPRH
- the dapB gene encoding 4-hydroxy-tetrahydrodipicolinate reductase, with product MEKIRYAIAGSSGRMGRTLIEAVQQDAGAVLAAALEHESSPFLGKDAGELVGAPCGVRITADLDAALAVADCLIDFTRPEGTLEHLAACRRHKVSLVIGTTGFSAQGKRAIEEAAREIPVVFAPNMAVGVNAVFRLLDVAARILNEGYDIEVIEAHHRHKVDAPSGTALRMGELVAAALGRDLSECAVYGREGHTGERPATQIGFSTIRGGDIVGDHTVLFAGAGERIEITHKSASRMPYALGALRAGRFMSGHERGLFDMQDVLGLR
- the leuE gene encoding leucine efflux protein LeuE, with translation MVYGITDLTTYVLGTIFIVLLPGPNSLYVLSVASQRGVRAGYLGACGIFVGDAILMVLSATGVASLLQASPALFMVLKYVGAAYLAWLGIGLLRAAWAMWQVRQQATASESRVDATRPFHAALVISLMNPKAIMFFVSFFIQFVDPGYAYPALSFAILGLICQIISGVYLSVLILGGAHLAQQFRSRRRLAAGATGGVGAMFIGFGARLADSTLN
- the recN gene encoding DNA repair protein RecN, which encodes MLLRLIVRDFVIVDRLELEFDGGFGALTGETGAGKSILVDALSLALGERADATVVRSGAERAEISAEFDVTPAGALEAWLRANDYDTDACLLRRVIDSAGRSRAYINGAAATLGQMREVADFLADIHGQNAHHSLLRADAQRDLLDTHAGAQVLARDVAAAHGAWRTAREAREAAEKDVEATVRERELLEWQVKELVALGFDAVAWQEAEQEHRRLGNASELLEAAGATLATLEEGEAASLPLLQHAGARLSELTGVDPALTDAAQLFETALIQLEESALALRRYQDRLELDPARLSELDSRIDAVTQMSRKHRVMPEELPDLLLGLQNRLAELVLRADPAALAERERKAEAAFRDVAKKLSAVRTKTAKALSAAVTAGMQELAMAGGRFEIALEALPEGASCGLEAVEFRVSANAGQPLRPLAKVASGGELSRIGLALQVIASQANPAGTLIFDEVDVGIGGRVAEIVGRMLRQLGKSRQVLCVTHLPQVAAQADWQWSIAKETRGGATTSSVSVLDAEARIGEIARMLGGEKITETTRRHAAEMLGLS
- a CDS encoding TMEM165/GDT1 family protein, with protein sequence MEAFLTATTLVAIAEIGDKTQLLSFVLAARLRKPMAIIAGIFIATILNHALAGSIGVWLAQLIAPHWLPWITGGVFVAFGLWALHPDSLDEDPKIHPAGAFVTTTIAFFIAEMGDKTQFATVALAAQFQGALVAVVLGTTLGMMLANVPAVIVGEKLAKRLPLNMIRWIAAAVFIATGVVTMLGAPALA